The Fimbriimonadaceae bacterium nucleotide sequence GGGGACGTCCGGCGAGAGAGCCGCGCCGCTCGGCGAGACCCTCATCAAAGCGAGCCTCCTCGTCGGCGCCTTGGCCCTCTTCGTGATGCTGGTCCTGCCGCGAATGCTCGACACGAAGACTTTTGCCCGAAACCGAGAGTTCGCGGTCCTCGTTGCGATGGCGACCGCCGTCGCCGCCACCTGGGGTGGGCATGCGGCCGGGCTCTCACCCGCCCTTGGCACCTTTCTCGCCGGGTTGCTGCTGGCCGAATCACCCTTCGCACACCAGATGCGGGCCGACGTGAACGCCTTCAAAACGCTCTTCATCACGCTCTTCTTCGCCTCGATCGGGATGGTGCTCGACCTTCGGTTCGTGGGTGAGAACCTCGGGATCGTCCTCGCGACCCTGATCCCGGTGATGGTCGGCAAGGCCGTCCTCACCGCATTGGCCTGCCGCCCTTTCGTGGCGTCCTTCGTCACGTGCCTGGCGGCGGGACTCGTGCTTTCCCAGATCGGGGAGTTCTCCTTTGTGGTTGCCAAAGTCGCCCAGAGCGGCGGTTTGCTTTCTCCGTTCGTGTTCCAGCTCGTGATCGCGGTGAGCGTCCTGAGCTTAATCGTAACTCCGTATATCGTTCCGCGGGCCGTGCCTTGGGCAAAGTGGGTCGCGCTCCGCTTCTTCCCGAAAAGGGCATTAGCTGTGGAAGAACGGGCCATGCGCCCGAAGCGGTCGGGCCACGTCATCGTGGTCGGCTTCGGCGAGGCCGGCGAGCAGTCTTGCATGGCGATTTCGGCCGCCGGCCACCAAGTGCTTGTGCTGGATACGGATCCGCGACAGGTGAGGCGAGCGGAGGCACAAGGCTTCGAGGCGCATCTTGGCGACGCCACCCAGGACGCCACTCTCGATAGGCTGAACTATCAGGATGCGCTTTGCTTGGTCGTGAGCGTGCCGGAGCCGTTGGTCTCCGCCCAGATTGTCGGCATGGCGAAATCGATCTGCCCGCATGTGCGGGTCGTCGCCCGTGCCCGGCACCACGTGCTGGCGGCAGAGATCCAGGCGGGCGGCGCCGATTTCATCGCGGACGAAGAGGCCCTCGTCGGTCAATCGCTCGGCGACCTGGTTTCCGTGTGCGCCGCCGAATGGCGACAGGGACAAAGAAACGACTTTAGGGACTCCAGTCCTTTGAAAAGCGCGTCAGAATAAATAGAGTGCGGCGCTATTCGACTGGCTTCTCCTCACGCTTAGCCCTTTTCGGGGTCTTTGGGCTCGGGCTTTCTGCGTGCGCCTATCCGGAAGTTTTTGAGGCTTCCGAGCGGAGAGCGGTCCAAGAGTATTGGCAGAAAGTCGGGAAGATCGTCGTCGAATCCGCCGGCCCAAAGGGGCAAGAATGGGTAGCGCGCCAAACCGCCGAAGGCTCGCAGTACCTCCACGCAGTCCTTTACTTCCGGGGCAAAGATAAGCTGCCCCCCAACCAGGCAAACTCGGGTGCGCCCAGCTCGGTGGCTGCCTGGCAAGCATGGCTCGACCGCAAATACGCATTCGACGGCGAAAGGGCGGAGATTGAGGCCGCGCGACGCGACGGGCGACCTGCACCCCCGACAACGGCGCTCGACCCGGGGCCCGCTCCGGCGGACATGGTGGCTGCGCTTGGCGAGCCTCCAGAGTTGGTGGCCGCGACCCGTCCAAAGCGCTACGCATTGACCTTTGATGACGGCTACCAT carries:
- a CDS encoding cation:proton antiporter translates to MHRGWELLLDLLVTLTAATVFGLLMERIRQSSVVGFIIAGVIVGPSVARLVQDPDTVTVIAELGVALLLFTIGLEFSLQRLIRLGRVATLGGLLQISLVTVVTGLVALAFGLDWRAALALGLVASLASTAVVLRLLKTNKALEGAHGKNSIGILLMQDVAVVPIVILLTTLGTSGERAAPLGETLIKASLLVGALALFVMLVLPRMLDTKTFARNREFAVLVAMATAVAATWGGHAAGLSPALGTFLAGLLLAESPFAHQMRADVNAFKTLFITLFFASIGMVLDLRFVGENLGIVLATLIPVMVGKAVLTALACRPFVASFVTCLAAGLVLSQIGEFSFVVAKVAQSGGLLSPFVFQLVIAVSVLSLIVTPYIVPRAVPWAKWVALRFFPKRALAVEERAMRPKRSGHVIVVGFGEAGEQSCMAISAAGHQVLVLDTDPRQVRRAEAQGFEAHLGDATQDATLDRLNYQDALCLVVSVPEPLVSAQIVGMAKSICPHVRVVARARHHVLAAEIQAGGADFIADEEALVGQSLGDLVSVCAAEWRQGQRNDFRDSSPLKSASE